In a genomic window of Meriones unguiculatus strain TT.TT164.6M chromosome 8, Bangor_MerUng_6.1, whole genome shotgun sequence:
- the Lhx3 gene encoding LIM/homeobox protein Lhx3: MEARGELDQSRESAGGDLLLALLARRADLRREIPMCAGCDQHILDRFILKALDRHWHSKCLKCSDCHIPLAERCFSRGESVYCKDDFFKRFGTKCAACQLGIPPTQVVRRAQDFVYHLHCFACVVCKRQLATGDEFYLMEDSRLVCKADYETAKQREAEATAKRPRTTITAKQLETLKSAYNTSPKPARHVREQLSSETGLDMRVVQVWFQNRRAKEKRLKKDAGRQRWGQYFRTMKRSRGSSKSDKDSIQEGQDSDAEVSFTDEPSMADMGPANGLYSSLGEPTPALGRPVGSLGSFALEHGGLAGPEQYRELRPGSPYVIPQSPAAPQNLPGPQPLLSSLVYPDANLGLVPSGPPGGPPPMRVLAGNGPSSDLSTESSGGYPDFPASPASWLDEVDHAQF, encoded by the exons AGATCCCGATGTGTGCCGGCTGTGATCAGCACATCTTGGACCGCTTCATCCTTAAGGCCCTGGACCGACATTGGCACAGCAAGTGTCTCAAGTGCAGCGACTGCCACATCCCTCTGGCGGAGCGCTGCTTCAGCCGCGGGGAGAGTGTCTACTGCAAAGACGACTTTTTCAA GCGCTTCGGGACCAAGTGCGCTGCGTGCCAGCTGGGCATCCCGCCCACGCAGGTGGTGCGCCGCGCCCAGGACTTCGTGTACCACCTGCACTGCTTCGCCTGCGTGGTTTGCAAGCGGCAGCTGGCCACAGGGGACGAGTTCTACCTCATGGAAGACAGCCGGCTGGTGTGCAAGGCGGACTACGAGACAGCCAAGCAGCGAG AAGCCGAGGCCACAGCCAAGCGGCCGCGCACCACCATCACCGCCAAGCAGCTGGAGACGCTGAAGAGCGCCTACAACACTTCGCCCAAGCCGGCGCGCCACGTGCGCGAGCAGCTCTCCTCCGAGACCGGCCTGGACATGCGCGTGGTGCAG GTGTGGTTCCAGAACCGCCGGGCCAAGGAAAAGCGGCTGAAGAAAGACGCAGGCCGGCAGCGCTGGGGACAGTATTTCCGCACCATGAAGCGCTCCCGCGGCAGCTCAAAGTCCGACAAGGACAGCATCCAGGAGGGACAGGACAGCGACGCTGAGGTCTCCTTCACTG ATGAGCCGTCCATGGCGGACATGGGGCCTGCAAATGGCCTGTACAGCAGCCTCGGAGAGCCCACCCCTGCCTTAGGCCGCCCTGTAGGAAGCCTGGGCAGCTTTGCCCTGGAGCACGGAGGCTTGGCAGGTCCAGAGCAGTACCGAGAGCTGCGGCCAGGCAGCCCCTACGTAATCCCCCAATCCCCTGCAGCCCCCCAGAACCTTCCTGGCCCCCAGCCTCTCCTCTCCAGCCTGGTATACCCAGACGCCAACCTGGGCCTTGTACCTTCAGGGCCCCCAGGTGGGCCCCCGCCCATGAGGGTGTTGGCTGGAAATGGACCCAGCTCCGACCTGTCCACGGAGAGCAGCGGTGGTTACCCAGACTTCCCTGCTAGCCCTGCCTCCTGGCTGGATGAAGTAGACCATGCTCAGTTCTGA